From the Anopheles merus strain MAF chromosome 2L, AmerM5.1, whole genome shotgun sequence genome, the window GTCCCATTCTCTCCCGCACGGCCGTAGCAGTCTCGGAGCAGTGGcaaatggatggatgggatggCTGTTCTATCGAGGGGAAAAGGTAACGCTCGCCTGACAACGCCGTGCGTCGGTTGTGTCACGAGCAAACTGCCAAGTTTGAATTTTCCTGCCCTTCGTTCGTGCGGGAgcgaaagcaaaaggaaacgTCACAATATTAAAAATCCCTTATCTCGATCCGTCGACGGTTGAAGCGTAAGGAAGTGTATTCCACTCACACTCACCTACTGGCTCGGGGTTGATTTGGACGACTCTTTCCAGCTGGCTCGCATGTCCTATCTGTCTTTCCGTGTCCGTCGGTGTCGGTACCAACCTGCTCGTTCGTTTTTCTCAAGAGAGCAATCTCGATGCAACCGAAAACCCACACGTACGGTGGGTTTGCTTCGCCCGCTGGCATCAACAATCAAGTGCGCACACGGCACGGAACGGATACTTTGCACCTCTCcttcctatctctctctctctctcggacGGTTTTTGACCAAGTGTTGCGCACGAGTGGGAGTCGATCTTCTTCTACCAATTTGCTGCAGAAGGTCCTTCTAAAAAGAGCATATGCCTCTCGAGCTTGCAAACCTGCACCGGAGGAGCAGAAGCGTGTGGTTGAATAACACTTACTCGCTACGCCCGGTGCCAGTGCTTATCACCAACCACACACAGCCCTTTACCACACACGTGCGTCATCcatctctctgtctctgtgtCCATTCGGGTTCATTTATCATCCACAGCAAACGTAGAAAAAAGGAGGGCTTCGATTTTAGGACCAGGCCATTTCAAGAACATCTCAGCCAGTGTGCAATTAATAGGCAACAACGCTTCAATCGACGGGCGCGTGTGAAGGATGGGACGCAAAAAGGTTGGGAACGCACTCGAGAGTAGTCACCTTTCGGCAGCGATTGCTCAGGTATCGAGTGGATTTAAATGAAGTAGCCACTACGCCCGGTCAATTGTTCCGCACTTTTGGGGTTGCACTTTTCGATGGGCGTCTTTCGACTGCCACTGCAAGGAAGTAGTTAGCAACATGGTGGAAAAGGGCAGATACAGACGATTTCAAGATCAGTCTCAAGTTCAGCAAAAATCTGTACTTCTTCTGAACGACGAGTCTCTTTGTCTGGGAATAATTGTCTGTATTAGACTCTTTATATACCAAGGAAAAAAACtgtttcaatttttaaattatagaTAAAATACATCATAAACTAAGTCCCTCATCAACGACAACCAACCGCCGCCTAGTTATGCTCCTCTCCTAAATCATTCCACACCTTTTATCAGTCGCAACGAGTGCCTTAATGCGTTCGTAAAGAAATTCAATCATCACCGTGACGGCGAGCCTGAACCGTGCACCCATTCAACAGCCACTTATCAAGTTTAATAGACTTGCCCAAAACTTTACGATCTGTTCGTGCTCTCGTGTACCTTTCCCGATGGCGGGCGGGGGCAACACACAGGAAGCGAATCAATAAGGCAGGCAGCACGATAAATCTCGCCTACTCTCTTCGCTCCACTTACCTTTACCAGGCCTGTTTATGACAGTCCAGCCAGAACGCTGGACTAGGTTTTATTTGCAAAtcaaaatgcataaataaaaTCAGCTCGCACTACAATCGGACGAAGCAATAAACCGTCACCGTAAGGACCACTTGGCTTTACTTAAGAGCCACACAGCGCAATCATTACACTTACGCGGGAGGGGGACTCACTTTagaaagtattttatttttccccgTTTTCTCTCGCATCGGTTATTGCCAAACCGAACGTATTGAAGGAAATATCGTTCGCGAAACTCAAACCCCGAAATGATAAGCGATATCAGTCGGGGTACATCCTTTTCCCTATCGTTTCGCTCGCCTCGACCGCCCGCCCCGTTTTATGTCCTGCCGGAAGCTGTCCGAGTTTCATTCACTCCTCCACTGTCCGTTTGACTTCAGGAACCGGAGAAAGAAAGTTCAAATTGCTTCCTCTCTGGGTGAATGTGCTTTGCTGCCCCAGACACGTAGTCCCCTGTCAGTGGAACGCGTTTGAAGCAAGGGAAATTGTGCTGATGCCAAAGCAGCATGTcttcaattattatttttttaacattccCGCCTTTATCttgaacaagaaaaaacagtCAAACTGCCCCCGTGAAGTGAATGGACATTTTTTGTTCGTCCGCCGGGGCCGCATCCTGTGCGTACTAGGGGGAAGATTTATGATGACCAATTCGGTACAGGTGACGGTCGGCTTTCCAAGAACAaacgcacaagcacacacagagagaacgTTTGCGTATCGATTGCGTAGGCCCTGCCTGTGCCTTGCCCGCCTGTCAGGAAATGCCATTTCCGATGCTTATGATTATTGAGTTTCATCAAATGACCTACCATCAGAAAAATATGTGCCACCTTTCGAAACAGTTCGATTCCGGTTCGATTCCTCCTAGCTCTGATTGTCCCCCTCCCACCTAGCACAAGCGGCCGGAATGGTCAGCACGGAATTGCGCAAAACTTTTCCCCCATTAGGCGCAGTCGGGCAGTGGGCGGCCAGTTTTTTCACCTGCACACACGGCCGCCGGCCACTGTCCCCGTGATCTCGGTGACAGTGGTGTCAGCTGCGAAACGGATTTCGAAATAGACGATAAAGTAAATGAATGTTTCAAATTCATCTCACCATGCCGTGCCACTTGTCGTTTGCTTCTaccagctttctttttttgccagTGGATTTGCTGCCAGTCAGCGTCAGGCGAATGTTTGGTTTTAGATTCCCCTTCTTCGTCCCGGTGCGCGCGGTGTTGTTATAGAAGCGAATGTGAAGCCGAGAGGAGGGTGAACTTAGTTTTGGAGTGCCAGCGTTGCCAGTGACGGGACAAACAAACCGTTTCTCATTTTTGTCCTGTGTCAACAGATTTCTGTATTGATTGGTGTTTGTTCTGCAAGGTCGTTTTCTGGAAAGGGAGCGGGACGGCTTTAAAGGATTCGCTCAAGGCATTGGCCATTTTCTTGGGAGAAACGGAGTTGCGCCGTGTGATAGGGAAAATGTTGGACttgttgcaaaacaaaaaggaacaTTTTATAGATTGCAAAATAATCTAAATGGATGGTTACAATTTATATGTTACTCGCACAACGGCCCTGGCCATTCTATAAAGAATCTATCTATCAACCATTTTGAACATGGTTGATCGAAATTGTGCAAATAGTTCATGAATTTTTATTCCTCTCATAGTTTCTTAAATTTCTAAAATAAATCAAGAATTTGTTAATAGCTCACACTCGTTTTTTATTAATgcttaaatattttttctaaaattataTTGCCCAAAGGctattttcttctctttaaACGGTTTCCGTAAACTCTCGAAGCTGTGTAGCAAATTATAGACCAGCATTGTGCACCGATTTCTTGCACCGCTTGCATTATGCACCGATCAAAACCTTACAAAACCATTAACGACACCTAAACGGCACAACACTCATCTCAAACCATCTCCTAgatatttattttccatttccgtAGTAGCACCATTTACAACATTTCTCGTATCATAATTTTTGATGCCTTCAATCCCCAGCCATTAGGTTTCATCGTCATCCAACTGTTTGACTGATCACTAAACGTATTACCGTACACGCCATTAAGATTgctaaaacatacaaaaaaaaaccattattATGCTAAGAATGATCTGCAATTGTTCAACACTCTATACAATTACCTGGTAACACACTGCTGATGGTACCACCAACCACCGCGATGCTTCTTCGCACAGTTGTACGGTGCCGCATCGTTATCTCGATCGTACGTTGTAAACTTCATACCCGCATGTCGACTGATCGAGTCGCCCGCATTGCCCGAGTAAGATGTCGCCTGCTTCAGCATGTATCCATCGTCCGCATTCCCAAACTGAAACTTGGTGAACCTGCTGTACTGTATAAGTCCTCCCCAGTTTGTCAGCAAAAACATAATCTCCCACCGGCGACCATTGTTCACCAGCTGGCTAATGCGCTCCAGCCCGAGCCAAAACTCCCCATCCAAGCTGCCAAATCCGGCCTCGTAGTCGCTCCACTTGCGATAGAACGATTCCGAACCGTTGAAACGATTCTGCACCACGATCCACCCGACGTCGTTTGCGTGCGCATCGCAGAGCAAATTCATTGGCCGGGCATCGTCCGAAATTCTGATAAGAAATATGCCACTGACCCTGGATGGGACCTCGCGGCACGAGCTGTAAATGCTGTCTTCACCTAGTGCAAGCTGTTCTGCGGTAGGCTCGATGCCGAGTGGATACTTTGACCGTGCGGGTTCGATTTTCGCTTCTGTTGGCTGTTGTGTTGCTTGTTTGACATTGGGCTCAGGCACTGGAACGACATTGGAACGTTCTTCAACGATTTTTTCTGACTTCTGGACTGCTTGAAGATTCTCGGTTTGTATTGTGTTTGGTAATGCACTCTCCAGCCGTGTCTCAAGGGCAATCAATCTGTAACATTAGAAGCTATAGTTTGCTACACATTCTCCACATCTCTACCATGCTCTACCTGTCTTCGATTGCTTCTAACTTTGCCATCAACAGCTCGAATCCAAACCCACATCCTGCACTCTGTTCTTCTTCACCAATCGCTTGAGAAACACTTAACATCAAGATTAAAAATATgatcattttttaaacaactaaCTTCTGAAGTAAATGCAAAAGATCATTTACTTAACCGCACACCGCGTGACTCCGCAGTTCCGTAGCATTGAGATTGATAAGCAAAGCAAGCTAGCgtgcaaaaacaaacttttttgaCGTCTTTTTCGAGCAGGTTTTTGTTTACGAATTCGCTTTGAAGAGTTCACAGTcacgaacaaacaaattatTCAACAAGATTATTTTACATAAGAAAACGATGATTATTTAAAAGCCACACTATCGTTAGGAAGGATCAATTTACCACAAGTACTAGAACATCAAACCGTTAAAGTCATATGTTATAATCACATCAGAAACCTCCCTCTCACAGGTGAATTAATGTATCAACATGCAAACGAACCTCGCGTGTCGCCTACGAATGTCCAACCATCCACACCCAGAACGCCAGTTAAGTGCTAAATGCATCCCGAAAATGGCACCCCGGGGACAGCTCGGTGCGAGATTTGCTTTATGACGTGTGTGCACTTACCGtccctgttgctgctgctgctgctgctgctgcaggccTGATGCTGCAATCTGTAATTAAAACACCGTCCGTGGAATTAAATTCTCATGAGCGATACCTCGCCGGCACCATCGGATGG encodes:
- the LOC121592697 gene encoding microfibril-associated glycoprotein 4-like, yielding MIIFLILMLSVSQAIGEEEQSAGCGFGFELLMAKLEAIEDRLIALETRLESALPNTIQTENLQAVQKSEKIVEERSNVVPVPEPNVKQATQQPTEAKIEPARSKYPLGIEPTAEQLALGEDSIYSSCREVPSRVSGIFLIRISDDARPMNLLCDAHANDVGWIVVQNRFNGSESFYRKWSDYEAGFGSLDGEFWLGLERISQLVNNGRRWEIMFLLTNWGGLIQYSRFTKFQFGNADDGYMLKQATSYSGNAGDSISRHAGMKFTTYDRDNDAAPYNCAKKHRGGWWYHQQCVTSNLNGVYGNTFSDQSNSWMTMKPNGWGLKASKIMIREML